From a single Apium graveolens cultivar Ventura chromosome 2, ASM990537v1, whole genome shotgun sequence genomic region:
- the LOC141706689 gene encoding GTP-binding protein ERG-like, with protein MEDEIDMLHKSVDEKNVQLQATASTAEKCFFETPGLILKRGGYQSKDIKVWVECAWSENGLYDILIVIFDVHRHLNSHSLCFPIRSNLLCC; from the exons ATGGAAGATGAGATAGATATGTTACATAAGAGCGTGGATGAGAAAAATGTTCAGCTTCAGGCAACAGCCTCTACTGCTGAGAAG TGTTTCTTTGAAACCCCAGGGCTTATATTAAAAAGAGGAGGATACCAATCCAAAGACATAAAAGTTTGGGTAGAATGTGCGTGGAGTGAAAATGGTCTTTATGATATTCTAATAGTTATTTTTGATGTTCATAGGCACCTTAACAG TCATTCATTGTGTTTTCCAATCCGATCAAATTTGCTTTGCTGTTGA